Proteins found in one Magnolia sinica isolate HGM2019 chromosome 5, MsV1, whole genome shotgun sequence genomic segment:
- the LOC131245643 gene encoding large ribosomal subunit protein P2y-like, whose amino-acid sequence MKVVAAYLLAVLGGNPQPSAKDLQAILGSVGAEAEDDRIKLLLTEVQGKDITELIATGREKFASVPSGGGGGAAISVAAAGGGGGSAATAPAAAESKKEEKVEEKEESDEDMGFSLFD is encoded by the exons ATGAAGGTGGTAGCAGCGTACCTGCTCGCCGTCTTGGGTGGAAACCCTCAACCTTCTGCGAAAGATCTCCAAGCCATCCTCGGATCAG TGGGAGCCGAAGCAGAAGATGACAGGATCAAGCTGCTTCTGACGGAAGTTCAAGGGAAGGACATCACCGAGCTCATTGCTACCGGAAGGGAGAAATTCGCTTCCGTTCCTTCTGGCGGTGGCGGTGGCGCTGCGATCTCCGTCGCAGCTGCTGGCGGTGGCGGTGGATCTGCCGCCACAGCGCCTGCTGCAGCCGAGtcgaagaaagaagagaaagtcgAGGAGAAAGAGGAGTCCGACGAG GACATGGGCTTTAGCTTGTTTGATTGA